The following DNA comes from Bacteroidia bacterium.
GGGCTTGGTACTGATTTTGGCATCGGGGTCGGTAGGGCTGTAATGGGTATGGTTGCTCAAGTAGCGTGGGCGAATGGTATTGCCTTGCTCATCTACTTGTTTGGGATTATCTACATGACCCGGCATGTCTTTGTATTCTTTCACTTTCCATGTGTGGTGGCGTTCTACTAATTTCTTCCGCTCGCTGGTTACTTTATATTCTGAGCCTTCATTCAGTTCATTAACGTACGCACTGCTGTCTTCTATCACTTCTTTTTCTACCAAACTATCCATACTTGCATTGGCTTTAATGTAAGCACTATCAACTGCCTGGCGCTTGCCGCGTATCATGCCTTTTTGTACACACATTGAGAGCACTTTTTGAAATAGACTCAAGAACACTTCTTCACCGTATAACTGTCTTGTACGGCTGATGGTGCTGTGCCATGGAAGGTCTTCGTCAATATCGTATTTTAAATACCATCGTGTATCTAAGCAATTGGAGCAATATGCCATGAGTCTTCGGTCGGAATTAATGTTATTCAGATATCCAATTAAACAAATCTTAAAGAAGACAACGGGATCGATACTTTCTTGTCCTTCTGTTCCGTAGTACATGGCGGTTGCTTTGTACAAAAAGTTCAAATCAAGGGTTTGTGATAATAAGCGATAAAAATTGTCAGTTGGTACCAAGCTGTCAATGCTTACTTGATACAACATTTTTGGTTGAATATCCTTACGTCCCTGCATGCATCAAAGATAAGAAAAGAAATTTTTAAGGCAAAATATACAACACTGACAATCAATTAATTATGCACACTTATTGCACTTTTGTTAATACATGCATAATTGATTTATATTTGCCTAATGAAGTTATGGGTGTGGTTGTGCAACAGGCACAGCGGTTTTATGCAAGTCGGGCGAATCGTTACGATTCTACGACTGTGCCTAAAATCCCGACCTGCATAAAGCCGTGAACCGTTATGCCCAATGCTAAGACGACACCACAAACGACACAGACAACATGAAAAAATTTGACCTTAACATAGAGAAAATTCTTGAGAACTGGGAAACTTCTCATGCAGTTAGAGAACTTATTGCAAATGCTCTTGACGAACAACTTCTAACAAATACAAAGGAAGTTGAAATTTTTAAAAAAGGTAATTCATGGTTAATTCGAGACTTCGGGCGTGGAGTTCAATATACTCATTTAACTCAAAATGAAAATCAAGAAAAGCTGAAAAGTACAAGCGTTATTGGGAAGTTTGGAATTGGCTTGAAAGACGCATTGGCGACATTCGACAGAAAACAAATCAAAGTAATTGCCAAATCCAAACACAGTCAAATTACTATTGCAAAATCCGAGAAGGAAGGATTTAAAGATATTATCACTCTTCACGCAATTATTGAAGACCCGATAGACCCCAAATTTATAGGAACAGAATTTGAACTTATTGGCGCAACCGACAAAGACATTGAAGATGCAAAAAATCTATTCTTAAAATTCTCAGGTGAGCGGATAATTGAAACTACTAAGCAAGGACAAGTAGTTGAAAAAAAGAGCAAACTTGGAAATATCTACATCAATGGTGTAAAAGTAGCAGAAGAAGAAAACTTTTTATTCAGCTACAACATAACAGTAATGAATGCCGCAATAAAAAAGGCATTAAACAGAGAGCGGACAAATGTTGGGCGAAGTGCTTACACGGACTCGGTAAAGAAGATTTTACTGGCTTCCGCATCGAAAGACGTTGCCGAAATTCTTGCAAAAGACTTGACTAATATTAATCTTGGGACAGCTCATGACGAGCTAACGTGGATTGACGTGCAAGAGCATTCTGTAAAAATACTCAACCAACAAGGAAAGTATTTATTTGTAACTTCTTTTGAAGCAATGCAGCACCCCGATATGATTGACCAAGCTAAGAACAGTGGGCATGAAATCATAACAA
Coding sequences within:
- a CDS encoding SprT-like domain-containing protein yields the protein MKKFDLNIEKILENWETSHAVRELIANALDEQLLTNTKEVEIFKKGNSWLIRDFGRGVQYTHLTQNENQEKLKSTSVIGKFGIGLKDALATFDRKQIKVIAKSKHSQITIAKSEKEGFKDIITLHAIIEDPIDPKFIGTEFELIGATDKDIEDAKNLFLKFSGERIIETTKQGQVVEKKSKLGNIYINGVKVAEEENFLFSYNITVMNAAIKKALNRERTNVGRSAYTDSVKKILLASASKDVAEILAKDLTNINLGTAHDELTWIDVQEHSVKILNQQGKYLFVTSFEAMQHPDMIDQAKNSGHEIITIPENLKYKIQGSRDLSGNPIVDIGQFVSNYNDSFDFTFIDPDKLTDKEKAIYKLTPKIIDLFGGQPKKVKSIKISSTMRKDFFADVETLGCWDEKTSSIVLSRKTLKTVADYSGTLIHELIHAKTGQDDVTRAFESSLTETIGQLCGHILDK